A stretch of Williamwhitmania sp. DNA encodes these proteins:
- a CDS encoding ABC transporter permease yields MRRLHKILKGFDHLTFFFKEEFRNIFSDPGVILIFIIAVIVYPIVYGIVYSGEVLKEVPIALVDQSRSPESRQLGRMIDASEFVKITLEPNSLVSGTDAFYCGDVHGVVVIPEDFAKNVLSGKQAHVLVYCDATYFLFYKQVFKGTSYAIGTYSAGIEIRKMEARGIPQEEALKMRDPVPVISNALYNPSEGYASYVMLGVLVLVLQQTLLIGIGMLGGTNRERKRFHFLLPVGQKRGGTIPIVLGKSAAYLTIYMVNAIYVLGIITKIFNYPHQGEFFSVALFTVPLLLSVIFLAIGLSSIFKNREHSMLVLVFTSIPFIFFSGISWPYEAIPNWIKVIAQLIPSTPGIRGILKMDLMGAPFADVLGDWLHLWALTLAYFVFACIMLKQYLKRRAKELLET; encoded by the coding sequence ATGAGAAGACTTCACAAAATATTAAAGGGTTTTGACCACCTAACGTTTTTTTTCAAGGAAGAATTCCGTAACATCTTTTCTGACCCAGGGGTAATCCTAATTTTTATTATTGCAGTCATTGTCTATCCAATTGTTTATGGCATAGTATATTCAGGAGAAGTTCTAAAAGAGGTTCCGATTGCCCTAGTCGACCAAAGTAGAAGCCCCGAAAGTCGCCAATTGGGTAGGATGATTGATGCCTCAGAATTTGTTAAGATAACGCTGGAGCCAAACAGTTTGGTAAGCGGAACAGATGCATTCTACTGTGGTGATGTCCACGGAGTAGTTGTAATACCGGAAGATTTTGCAAAAAACGTACTTTCAGGCAAGCAAGCTCATGTGCTAGTGTACTGCGATGCCACCTATTTTCTCTTCTACAAACAGGTGTTCAAGGGAACGTCGTACGCCATTGGAACCTACTCAGCAGGCATTGAAATAAGGAAAATGGAAGCAAGAGGAATTCCTCAAGAGGAGGCTCTAAAAATGCGAGATCCAGTTCCTGTTATTTCCAACGCGCTTTACAATCCTTCGGAAGGATACGCCAGTTACGTGATGTTGGGCGTTTTAGTGCTCGTGCTACAGCAGACCTTACTAATTGGAATTGGTATGCTTGGTGGAACAAATAGGGAGCGTAAACGCTTTCATTTTCTGCTTCCAGTGGGGCAAAAAAGAGGTGGCACAATTCCTATCGTACTTGGCAAGAGTGCGGCCTATCTAACCATATACATGGTTAATGCCATATATGTACTTGGGATAATTACGAAGATTTTCAACTATCCCCACCAGGGTGAATTCTTTAGCGTTGCGCTCTTCACCGTGCCATTGCTGTTGTCAGTGATTTTTTTAGCGATTGGACTCTCCTCCATATTTAAAAACAGGGAGCACTCCATGCTTGTGCTTGTATTTACCTCAATCCCATTCATCTTCTTTAGCGGTATTTCTTGGCCTTACGAGGCCATTCCGAACTGGATAAAAGTTATTGCACAGCTAATTCCAAGTACACCCGGCATTAGAGGGATCCTGAAAATGGACCTAATGGGAGCTCCATTTGCCGATGTTCTTGGCGATTGGCTCCATCTTTGGGCGTTAACTCTTGCCTACTTTGTATTTGCCTGCATAATGTTAAAACAGTACCTCAAGCGAAGAGCAAAAGAACTATTGGAGACCTAA